In Miscanthus floridulus cultivar M001 unplaced genomic scaffold, ASM1932011v1 fs_435_2_3, whole genome shotgun sequence, the genomic window CTTCATCTGGCACACCGACTACTAGATGAAATCCGTATCAAAGAATGAACAAATTCAGCACGAATGTGTCTGCCCGTATAAGAGTACATATCTATGTAGCCTCGCACGCCGCGCCGACCATCAGTTGGAACCGGTCGACGCCACATGGGATCCTCAGCACGCCTGGCTGGGCATAGCCGAACCGCTGCGCGGCCATCTCCAGAACGGCCGCCATGCATGGCTCCTTGAGCATCTCGACGTGCACCATGATCCTCTCCTCGCTGCCCTCCTCATCGTCGCCGACGAGCACCATGGGGACGTAGCCTCTCGGGGTCCTCCCGTGATCGCCGTCGCCGGGCAACAAAGCTGCTAATAAGGCTTGCCGCCGCGACGGTGCTGCGGCGGACCCGGGGCTCCCGTTCACCGGTTTCTTCCACACTGCCGCCATCGCTATTGTCGCAGACACAGGATCGGAGCTAAGGCTTGCCGACACAGGATCTGTACTCTAATAAGCTGAAGCTGCAGCAGGTTAGTTGCTTGCGAGAAGAAGGGCGCGCAGCGTGATATGATCACTTGCCGATGCACAAGTGCAGATGCTGCTGGTCGACTGGCCGGCCGTGGGGGTtggttatatatatatgcatcggTTTTACAAAGGGACCGGATCACCGGAGGAGGGACCGAGGGAGGACCATCGACCATGGTTTCGTACGCAAAACGCGGGGAGGTCTTGGAAGAACTCAGGGGACGGTCCAACTCCAACCAAACGTGGATCGTGCGGTGATATGTGTCTGGTGAGACGTGGACACGTGGAAAGGGTCACCGGAAATGGTCTACTTGGGTATACTTGTGGGCCCGGCCGGTTCAATCGCTATGTCGCTCCGTCAAAGCATCTTGGAACACCTACTATTAAGATTAAAGGAATGTTATGTGAGCACCTACTAGAACGTGACGGGAAGTGATTATTAAAACTAAAGGATTGTTATGAACACCTACTAGAACGTGATGGGGAGGTTATAATAACAAAGCAAAGCTCTATTTCTTGTGATGGAGTGTTACGAACGCAAGAGTGTGAAAAGGTGTATCAATCAAAGTGTTATTAAAAATTGAAGGAGTGTTTCGGATACAAAGGTTCCACATGTCTCGATCCTCTCTAGACCCCCTACCATTTGGACGTACGATTGGGCATGGTACCATCATCTGACCAGGACATCTCATTGGAGCAATGGTGGATCAATTCCATTACAAATGACGAAGCCAGAGAGAACAAAGAACAACAGCGGCGCCCATCTTGATATACACGTGCTGAAACATCTCCAAGGAGAGAGTGAGAAACAAGAGAAATTTTTAaggaggttttttttttttgcgacgaaagaagaattatattagataatagctgGGTACATCAACACGTTACAAGCACTCTGGATTACACAAATATCTAGAAACTGATTTTTATCTAAATTATACCCACGCCGTGAATAGTTTCAAATCTTAAAACCAAACCTGTACAACGCTTTGCagtatggatgaccgcacaggcaaacactcggcaaaagccctGAGAACATATGCCCAACGAACGACGGCCAACATTCATGTTGgtggagttgagaaacttcttctttctggtgtcttccttcttcttctttctgccaccAAAGAACGAGGAAGACCGATCTGAAACTTAATTTCCCTAGTCCTTCATCGTAGCCAGATCTAACAAACGATAAAACAGAGAAgagaccggagaaaattattccatgacGGCGACACCATCTCTGTCTTGATGTCGTCGTCCGGAAATAAAAGTCTTCATGTCATACTGATGATGATGCTAACGCCGTAGTTGTCGCCCTCATCTTCAGCAGATCCACTATGGAGAAAACGATTCCATCCTGCCGGAGGTATCAAGATCTCGGTGCATGATGTCATCTATGCCTCTCTATGGATAGCTTAGGcaccgttcggctggcagaattttggctgaaactggctgaaaaacactattatggttgaattgttgtgagagaaaaatactgttccagctaaaaaaagaagccgaacaagccgaatatgggtaAACCGAACGGGGCCAAATTAGCTAGGATGTTCGGTTCTATGCTGTCTTTTATATTTATTATATCAAAATGTGTTAATGTAACTAAGTTTTGTATAGTCTTGCATGATGCCATGCGTCTATGCCTATATGGATTAAGGGCTTTTGTAGCTACATTTAATCCACTTGCGTTGGAATAGATTGGGATAAAAATTGAATTTCCACTTCACAATCCACATCAACAAATATGGACTGAGGTGGATACGTGTGCAAATGAGTATGACCAGGAAGAGTACATTCCTGCAAATTTCTCACGGTACATTATAATGCGCTCTGTTGTACTGAATGATATAATTGACATATCACTGTAAACACCAAGTTGTATGACCCCCATATACATTGAACCAAGAACATTGAATAGATCCTGCTCATTGTTTCTTGGAAGGAACAAGAAAAACACAGCGATTAGCCTATTGAATTTGCGACATACCTACACTGATTTATTATGATCTAGTAAATCATTCTCAACTTCTGTATAGTGTTGTACATGAGGGAACTGTGGAGGTCACCAGTAGAAATTGAAAAACAGAAGTGGTGAGTTGACTTACAACATCTTTGCATGTCTCCAGTACAATACTCCCAAGATCAACGTTATCAGTATTGTGATCACCATACGGTTCAAATTGTATTGAGGGCTTCTCCAGTAAATTATGTTCTGTTTCCATAAGCAAGCTTTGAATTGTCCCCATCCATTTTGCCGAAAACAACTGGAGAAACACAAGTTTTCTGAATTTGGTAGTGGAGTACTTAGTTGCTTAACAAGCTCTTGCCTCTCCCtacaaaaacaaaataaacttaTTTATAACTTTGTAAGTTCAATGGAAATACTTTGTTGATATACTTTTTTCAGTATATGAATCTCACTTATTTAAGGCATATATGTTTTTCCCTCTGGATCATCAAATGCTGAATAGAATGACCATATGTACCTATGCAATGACGATTCTTGGTAGGTACTTGCGAAGTCTATATTGGATTGAGTCTCCATGGATGTTGATGTTACCTCCAtcattgtcacacccaattttatggataaaattgaatgcacaaaactcgtgtgtgcccaggaatcaatcacacacacaagctgacaaatcacATATAGTATcgtcacggtgtctcatacatcagagttataataaaacttagtcttttacatcacagcggaataataaaaagataataaaactctcgtggccgtcatcacagggaatgtcaactggttgaccacaagcctaataatcctccgggaaatcctcatacccgttgtcatctgttacccatccgggatttttatccaagtaaagaaaataaacaagtgtaagtacattccgtacttagcaagctaacatggggttatgaagctcaaaaaggttagactctggtttactacagttagcatttttaataggtcaagcttttattctcaagtattatcaagttttgcttaagctcccatttaattcccataagaacaaatatcggggtcaggtgtaccatatatcatcattgaacaactttaaatgatcatcagcaattaaccagttattctgtgagttttccgggccgctcgtaaccgtgagcacggctgttataacagtttgttaccctctgcagaggtggtgcacattcaccgcgagtcgtgatccctatatgcccgggttaattactcccatgtcactaccaaggtgagcgggcagggtacactatgaaaccatttcataggttttcctaacaagttagggccgctaggtttccttggcaggcagatgtaggaacccccctttcctatggcacatatccatcgtggctatactcataggaacagaggcagccctatacccaaagtggcaagtcgtgtggctatactcataggaacaaagGCAAatcgtggcaagccccatttgcgccagtgaaagataccccttcgtgtggctaaagtcagagccatatgactctcccggttgcactgtcagtcccagcttttaccgacagataagtccttatggagggccgggagcaatatGAACAAagatcatttgcactttcgccctatggaacagttgttataaatcatgttactcactttgttccatagtatcattcatcaacgtgtatgtcaagttcagttagagcact contains:
- the LOC136531779 gene encoding auxin-responsive protein SAUR71-like, translating into MAAVWKKPVNGSPGSAAAPSRRQALLAALLPGDGDHGRTPRGYVPMVLVGDDEEGSEERIMVHVEMLKEPCMAAVLEMAAQRFGYAQPGVLRIPCGVDRFQLMVGAACEAT